One segment of Elusimicrobiota bacterium DNA contains the following:
- the glgC gene encoding glucose-1-phosphate adenylyltransferase, translating into MPSPNKPNIAPTRRVLAIVLAGGKGERLHPLTHERSKPAVPFGGKYRIVDFVLSNLVNSGMLSIYVLVQYMSQSLIEHLRSNWRTAGLTREHFITVVPPQMRLGTMWYRGTADAVRQNLNLIHDFDPDLVVVFGADHVYRMDVGQMIQRHVEKGADVTISTIPVPLKSVPSFGIVETDKSGRVMEFIEKPLAADPMPGSSTHALASMGNYVFTKDVLVDLLKNHHKDESDLDFGKNVLPAILKSHKLYAYDFSTNVLPGLKAYEEQAYWRDVGTLGAFYQSNMDILGARPRLNLNNRRWFIHSGRYDGPPAKVLDGKLTNCIISDGCFVRNATIKNSIIGRGVHIHDGAVIEDSIIMDFCKVRSESHLKRVIVDRFNEIPAKLKLGFNAEEDAKRYFVDPSGIVIVPRGTTVPR; encoded by the coding sequence ATGCCGAGCCCCAATAAGCCCAACATCGCGCCGACGCGGCGCGTGCTCGCGATCGTCCTGGCCGGAGGCAAGGGCGAGCGCCTGCATCCCCTGACCCACGAGCGCTCCAAGCCCGCCGTGCCGTTCGGCGGCAAGTACCGCATCGTGGACTTCGTGCTCTCGAACCTCGTCAACTCGGGCATGCTCTCGATCTACGTCCTGGTGCAGTACATGTCGCAGAGCCTCATCGAGCACCTGCGCTCCAACTGGCGGACCGCCGGCCTCACGCGCGAGCACTTCATCACCGTCGTGCCCCCGCAGATGCGCCTCGGCACGATGTGGTACCGGGGGACCGCGGACGCGGTCCGCCAGAACCTGAACCTGATCCACGACTTCGACCCCGACCTCGTCGTGGTCTTCGGCGCCGACCACGTCTACCGCATGGACGTCGGCCAGATGATCCAGCGGCACGTCGAGAAGGGCGCCGACGTCACGATCTCGACGATACCGGTCCCCCTCAAGAGCGTGCCGTCCTTCGGCATCGTGGAGACCGACAAGAGCGGCCGGGTCATGGAGTTCATCGAAAAGCCCCTCGCGGCCGACCCGATGCCCGGCAGCTCGACCCACGCGCTGGCGTCGATGGGCAACTACGTCTTCACGAAGGACGTCCTCGTGGACCTGCTCAAGAACCACCACAAGGACGAGAGCGACCTCGACTTCGGCAAGAACGTCCTCCCGGCCATCCTGAAAAGCCATAAATTGTACGCCTACGACTTCTCGACCAACGTCCTGCCCGGGCTCAAGGCGTACGAGGAGCAGGCGTACTGGCGCGACGTCGGGACGCTCGGGGCGTTCTACCAGTCCAACATGGACATCCTGGGGGCGCGGCCGCGCCTCAATCTCAACAACCGCCGCTGGTTCATCCACTCGGGCCGCTACGACGGGCCGCCCGCCAAGGTGCTCGACGGCAAGCTGACGAACTGCATCATCAGCGACGGCTGCTTCGTGCGCAACGCGACGATCAAGAACTCGATCATCGGGCGCGGCGTGCACATCCACGACGGGGCGGTGATCGAGGACTCGATCATCATGGACTTCTGCAAGGTCCGGTCCGAATCCCACCTCAAGCGCGTGATCGTGGATCGCTTCAACGAGATCCCGGCCAAGCTCAAGCTCGGCTTCAACGCCGAGGAGGACGCGAAGCGCTACTTCGTCGACCCCAGCGGCATCGTCATCGTGCCCCGCGGCACGACCGTCCCGCGTTGA
- a CDS encoding response regulator: MSARILAVDDTPALRALLRLCLTRGGYRVDLAEEGRTAVEMFLAGSYEAVVMDIQMPVMDGLSAVARMREWEKGEKRAPVPMLALTANTEPADLRRCLEAGFTATIRKPFGREELLAVVARELGDARAPAAAGRILVTADPEFADLIPTFLDNCRRETAAMKQALERGDFPAIAAASHKLTGAGASFGFQPLSEESRRVEAAAKSADAAGVQARLEAISLYLEKVSVVYP, translated from the coding sequence TTGAGCGCCCGCATACTCGCCGTCGACGACACCCCGGCCCTCCGGGCGCTGCTGCGGCTGTGCCTGACGAGGGGCGGCTACCGGGTGGACCTCGCCGAAGAGGGGCGGACCGCGGTGGAGATGTTCCTCGCCGGGAGCTACGAAGCGGTGGTCATGGACATCCAGATGCCGGTGATGGACGGCCTTTCGGCGGTCGCGCGCATGCGCGAATGGGAGAAAGGCGAGAAGCGCGCCCCGGTCCCCATGCTCGCCCTCACCGCGAACACGGAGCCCGCCGACCTGCGCAGATGCCTCGAGGCGGGGTTCACCGCGACGATCCGCAAGCCGTTCGGGCGCGAGGAGCTCCTGGCCGTCGTCGCGCGCGAGCTCGGCGACGCGCGGGCGCCGGCCGCCGCCGGCCGCATCCTCGTGACGGCCGACCCCGAGTTCGCCGACCTCATCCCGACGTTCCTCGACAACTGCCGGCGCGAGACCGCGGCGATGAAGCAGGCCCTCGAGCGCGGGGATTTCCCGGCGATCGCCGCCGCGAGCCACAAGCTCACGGGCGCGGGCGCGAGCTTCGGGTTCCAGCCCCTGAGCGAGGAGAGCCGCCGCGTCGAAGCCGCGGCGAAGTCCGCCGACGCGGCGGGAGTGCAGGCGCGTCTCGAGGCGATCAGCCTCTATCTCGAGAAGGTGAGCGTGGTCTACCCGTGA
- the tadA gene encoding Flp pilus assembly complex ATPase component TadA, which produces MSEERKPLILSVEDDDSMRMLIERILVNGGYDVRPFPDGGSALEWLETGRPDLILTDVMMPGTTGHEFCARLQADPELALIPVIFLTALDTAQDKAKALAAGAVGFLTKPLDKKALLGAVAKHARTKGRWDGLKEGLVAAAWAPDAERPRFATVQLAAASAGLPYLANINPETIRLGVLPAPFCRKNQVIAIEDARGPAFVLGDPFNRELLGLLGRYAEGAAVRVLVTDPANIAMLLKRPDKDRLRSRLGSDLEEVSIAEIAANILDSAVYERASDIHIEPKSDATVVRFRIDGDMREVYRLKTKTGLQLITRFKAQGRLDIAERRKPQDGSMEIEIDGRAFILRLATTCTPAGESLILRLLEPWAKAKPLEELGMSPQQVKHMVDFAHRNHGLIVIAGPTGSGKTTTIYSLLQHIDCRKRSLISVEDPVEYRIPSANQQQVDEKAGLTFEALLKSSLRQDPDILFLGEMRDPFSAKMAIDFSSTGHLTISSVHTTNATTAIFRLERIGITRGAMADSILGVIAQKLLKRLCPHCKTTGPATDEERAWFAPFTDDIPALIARPAGCLKCGGTGFFGREGIYEIVKFYPEISDMIRRDVPISQIRDFARQRGDILITDHAVEKVRALIFDARNVYENVLLEESEYRKAPKSGMGGATQPVGTAPAPAIAPKPRSKPAIIMDAGKATAKILVAEDDADTRGLIQRVLENQGYAVATAADGVEALALLAAGTFDLILSDVNMPNLDGLKLMEMKAQKRIDTPVIFFTAEEEGEAQALALGAEDYIKKPVSKDVIVARVRRALDRNKKF; this is translated from the coding sequence GTGAGCGAAGAACGCAAGCCGTTGATCCTGAGCGTCGAGGACGACGACAGCATGCGGATGCTGATCGAGCGCATCCTCGTCAACGGCGGCTACGACGTGCGCCCCTTCCCGGACGGCGGGTCGGCGCTCGAATGGCTGGAGACCGGCCGCCCCGACCTGATCCTGACCGACGTGATGATGCCGGGCACGACGGGCCACGAGTTCTGCGCCCGGCTCCAGGCCGACCCGGAGCTGGCCCTGATCCCCGTCATCTTCCTGACCGCGCTGGACACCGCGCAGGACAAGGCGAAGGCGCTGGCGGCGGGAGCCGTGGGCTTCCTCACCAAGCCCCTCGACAAGAAGGCCCTGCTCGGGGCCGTCGCCAAGCACGCCCGGACCAAGGGCCGCTGGGACGGCCTGAAGGAGGGCCTCGTCGCCGCGGCCTGGGCGCCGGACGCGGAGCGTCCGCGGTTCGCGACCGTCCAGCTCGCCGCCGCGTCGGCGGGGCTCCCGTATCTCGCGAACATCAACCCCGAGACGATCCGGCTCGGGGTCCTGCCCGCCCCTTTCTGCCGCAAGAACCAGGTGATCGCGATCGAGGACGCCCGGGGGCCCGCCTTCGTCTTGGGCGATCCTTTCAACCGCGAGCTCCTCGGCCTGCTCGGCCGCTACGCCGAGGGCGCCGCGGTCCGCGTCCTGGTCACCGACCCGGCGAACATCGCGATGCTGCTCAAGCGGCCCGACAAGGACCGGCTCAGGTCCCGGCTGGGCTCGGATCTCGAGGAGGTGTCCATCGCGGAGATCGCGGCCAACATACTCGACAGCGCCGTCTACGAGCGCGCCAGCGACATCCACATCGAGCCGAAGAGCGACGCGACCGTCGTGCGCTTCCGCATCGACGGCGACATGCGCGAGGTCTACCGGCTGAAGACCAAAACGGGGCTGCAGCTGATCACCCGCTTCAAGGCCCAGGGCCGCCTCGACATCGCCGAGCGGCGCAAGCCCCAGGACGGGTCGATGGAGATCGAGATCGACGGCCGCGCCTTCATCCTGCGCCTGGCCACGACCTGCACGCCGGCCGGAGAGAGCCTGATCCTGCGCCTGCTCGAGCCCTGGGCCAAGGCGAAGCCGCTCGAGGAGCTCGGGATGTCCCCTCAGCAGGTCAAGCACATGGTGGACTTCGCCCACCGCAACCACGGCCTGATCGTCATCGCCGGGCCGACGGGCTCGGGGAAGACGACGACGATCTACAGCCTGCTCCAGCACATCGACTGCAGGAAGCGCAGCCTGATCTCCGTCGAGGACCCCGTCGAGTACCGCATCCCCAGCGCCAACCAGCAGCAGGTCGACGAGAAGGCGGGCCTCACCTTCGAGGCCCTGCTGAAGTCGTCGCTGCGCCAGGACCCCGACATCCTGTTCCTGGGCGAGATGCGCGATCCCTTCTCCGCGAAGATGGCGATCGACTTCTCGAGCACCGGCCACCTGACGATCAGCTCCGTCCATACGACGAACGCGACGACGGCGATCTTCCGCCTCGAGCGCATCGGGATCACGCGCGGGGCGATGGCCGACAGCATCCTGGGCGTGATCGCCCAAAAGCTGCTCAAGCGCCTGTGCCCGCACTGCAAGACGACCGGGCCGGCGACGGACGAGGAACGCGCCTGGTTCGCGCCGTTCACGGACGACATCCCGGCCCTGATCGCGCGCCCCGCCGGCTGCCTCAAGTGCGGCGGCACGGGCTTCTTCGGACGCGAGGGGATCTACGAGATCGTGAAGTTCTACCCCGAGATATCCGACATGATCCGCCGCGACGTCCCGATCTCCCAGATCCGGGACTTCGCCCGCCAGCGCGGGGACATCCTGATCACCGACCATGCCGTCGAGAAGGTCCGCGCCCTGATCTTCGACGCCCGTAACGTCTACGAGAACGTTCTGCTGGAGGAGTCGGAATACCGCAAAGCCCCGAAGTCCGGCATGGGAGGCGCGACTCAGCCCGTCGGCACGGCGCCCGCGCCGGCGATCGCGCCGAAGCCGCGATCGAAGCCCGCCATCATCATGGACGCCGGAAAGGCAACGGCAAAAATACTCGTCGCCGAGGACGACGCCGACACGCGCGGGCTGATCCAGCGCGTGCTCGAGAACCAGGGCTACGCCGTCGCGACCGCCGCCGACGGCGTCGAGGCGCTCGCCCTCCTGGCCGCGGGGACCTTCGACCTCATACTCTCCGACGTCAACATGCCGAACCTCGACGGGCTCAAGCTGATGGAGATGAAGGCGCAGAAGAGGATCGACACGCCCGTGATCTTCTTCACGGCCGAGGAGGAGGGCGAGGCCCAGGCGCTCGCGCTCGGGGCCGAGGACTATATAAAGAAACCCGTCTCGAAGGACGTGATCGTAGCCCGCGTCCGCCGCGCGCTGGACCGCAATAAAAAATTTTAG
- a CDS encoding helix-turn-helix domain-containing protein gives MSPKQPRLKVSNRLRVLRAEESITQEQLAADVGVTRVTINCVERGEYLPSLELGLLLARRFGRTVEEVFIVEREQNEKDRP, from the coding sequence ATGAGCCCTAAACAGCCCCGCCTCAAGGTCTCCAACCGTCTGCGCGTCCTGCGCGCCGAGGAGTCCATCACCCAAGAACAGCTCGCCGCCGACGTCGGCGTCACGCGCGTCACTATCAACTGCGTCGAGCGCGGCGAATACCTGCCTTCGCTGGAACTGGGCCTGCTCCTCGCCCGCCGCTTCGGCCGCACGGTCGAGGAAGTCTTCATAGTGGAGAGGGAACAAAATGAAAAAGATCGCCCATAA
- a CDS encoding PorV/PorQ family protein, giving the protein MSTITRLAALFLLLAPAAGAVETAAFLNVGDGARALALGSAYTALGADANSLYWNPAGIAGLEKREVTVSHAELTQKTRQQFFGYAHPTSNGTFGASLSYLSHSTIEGRDAAGRPTSGFEASDAVVGMSYGRKTELADLGATVKYMRTHIGSAEAQTFALDAGVRKPLGSFILGAAIRNLGPGLKFDSERNDLPLRLALGAAYKLAGGHAVAAEFVNGPRGAGSDAGIGGEFQAVKNLFLRGGYTTLSRVPGGSNFDAARGLTLGVGFNNQRWSLDYAAVTMGELGSAHRFTFGTRF; this is encoded by the coding sequence GTGAGCACAATCACGAGGCTGGCCGCCCTGTTCCTGCTTCTTGCTCCCGCGGCCGGCGCCGTCGAGACCGCGGCGTTCCTCAACGTCGGCGACGGCGCTCGAGCCCTGGCGCTGGGCAGCGCGTACACCGCGCTGGGCGCCGACGCCAACTCGCTCTACTGGAACCCGGCCGGCATCGCGGGCCTGGAGAAGCGCGAGGTCACGGTCAGCCACGCCGAGCTGACGCAAAAGACACGACAGCAGTTCTTCGGTTACGCGCATCCCACGTCCAACGGCACCTTCGGCGCCTCGCTGAGCTATCTCAGCCACTCGACGATCGAAGGCCGCGACGCCGCCGGTCGGCCGACCAGCGGATTCGAGGCCTCGGACGCGGTCGTGGGCATGAGCTACGGCCGCAAGACCGAGCTCGCGGACCTCGGCGCCACGGTCAAGTACATGCGCACGCACATCGGCTCGGCCGAGGCGCAGACCTTCGCGCTCGACGCCGGCGTGCGCAAGCCGCTCGGCTCATTTATCCTTGGGGCGGCCATCCGCAACCTCGGGCCCGGCCTCAAGTTCGACTCGGAGCGCAATGATCTGCCCCTGCGCTTGGCCCTCGGCGCGGCCTACAAGCTGGCCGGCGGCCACGCCGTCGCGGCCGAGTTCGTCAACGGGCCCCGCGGCGCGGGCTCGGACGCGGGCATCGGCGGCGAGTTCCAGGCGGTCAAGAACCTCTTCCTGCGCGGCGGCTATACGACGCTCAGCCGGGTTCCCGGCGGCTCGAACTTCGACGCCGCCCGGGGATTGACGCTCGGCGTGGGCTTCAACAACCAGCGCTGGAGCCTCGACTACGCCGCGGTCACGATGGGGGAACTCGGCAGCGCCCACCGCTTCACGTTCGGCACCCGGTTTTGA